From a single Collibacillus ludicampi genomic region:
- a CDS encoding glycosyltransferase family 2 protein encodes MDLSIIIVSYNTKDLLIQTLDSVFRYSEGVSIEVIVVDNASIDGSPSAVESLYPEVRLIRNSTNYGFAYANNQAIREASGRYILLLNSDTIVSEDTFRTMVHFMDSHPRIGASGCKVIKPDGNLDLACRRSFPTPLNSLYQALKLSKLFPKSRRFASYNLTYLDEDETYPVDCLVGAFMMVRREAIEQVGLLDERFFMYGEDIDWCYRIKQAGWEIWYYPKTTIIHYKGASSRKKKVRIIYEFHRAMYLYYKKHHAGSKFFLFNWLIYSGIAIRYLLSLFVNLFKKRGVSHDSVLSSAAQSNTSSA; translated from the coding sequence ATGGATCTATCAATTATTATCGTCAGCTATAATACAAAAGACCTCCTTATTCAAACATTAGATTCGGTATTTCGTTATTCAGAGGGGGTATCTATTGAGGTTATTGTTGTAGATAACGCCTCGATAGACGGTAGTCCTTCAGCGGTAGAATCCTTGTACCCAGAAGTTCGCTTGATACGTAATTCGACTAATTACGGTTTTGCTTATGCAAATAACCAAGCGATTCGCGAAGCTTCAGGACGATATATACTTCTATTAAATTCGGATACAATTGTAAGTGAAGATACATTTCGAACGATGGTTCACTTTATGGACTCACATCCACGGATCGGAGCTTCCGGTTGTAAGGTTATTAAGCCCGATGGTAATTTGGATTTAGCGTGTCGCCGCAGTTTTCCAACACCTTTGAATTCTTTATATCAGGCTTTGAAATTAAGTAAGTTATTTCCAAAAAGCCGGAGATTTGCATCGTACAATCTCACTTACCTTGATGAAGACGAAACATACCCGGTAGATTGTTTAGTGGGAGCATTTATGATGGTTCGTCGGGAAGCTATTGAACAAGTAGGATTATTGGATGAACGTTTTTTTATGTACGGCGAAGATATCGATTGGTGTTACCGTATCAAACAGGCTGGTTGGGAGATTTGGTATTACCCGAAGACCACAATCATTCATTATAAGGGCGCAAGTAGCAGAAAGAAAAAAGTACGTATAATTTATGAATTTCACAGAGCGATGTACCTTTATTATAAGAAGCATCACGCAGGAAGTAAGTTCTTTCTGTTCAACTGGTTGATTTATAGCGGAATTGCAATTCGTTATTTGCTATCATTATTTGTTAATTTATTCAAGAAGCGAGGAGTAAGTCATGATTCGGTCCTATCAAGCGCTGCTCAATCGAATACTTCTTCTGCTTGA
- the rfbC gene encoding dTDP-4-dehydrorhamnose 3,5-epimerase, which produces MKVIETNLEGVFILEPTVFEDHRGFFMESYNKRILHEHGINYEFVQDNHSLSVQEGTIRGLHYQLQPKAQTKLIRVISGAIFDVVVDIRKNSSTFGKWSGVLLSAENKKQILVPKGFAHGFCTLEPNTQVLYKVDEYYSPEHERGIIWSDPEIGVKWPTSVPILSQKDQQLPLLKDAEINF; this is translated from the coding sequence ATGAAAGTAATTGAAACAAATCTCGAAGGCGTTTTTATATTAGAACCTACTGTTTTTGAGGATCATCGTGGTTTTTTTATGGAGAGTTATAATAAACGAATCCTTCATGAACATGGAATTAATTATGAATTCGTTCAAGATAATCATTCTCTCTCTGTTCAGGAGGGAACTATAAGAGGTTTACACTACCAATTGCAACCGAAAGCACAGACAAAACTTATCCGTGTTATATCGGGTGCTATATTTGATGTAGTCGTGGATATTCGTAAAAACTCGTCAACATTCGGAAAATGGTCCGGGGTTTTATTAAGTGCGGAGAATAAAAAGCAAATACTTGTTCCAAAGGGATTTGCTCATGGTTTCTGTACACTTGAACCAAATACGCAGGTGCTTTACAAAGTTGATGAATATTATTCTCCTGAACATGAACGAGGTATAATATGGAGTGACCCTGAGATAGGTGTTAAATGGCCCACTTCTGTTCCGATACTCTCTCAAAAAGATCAACAACTTCCTTTACTTAAAGATGCGGAAATCAATTTTTGA
- the rfbD gene encoding dTDP-4-dehydrorhamnose reductase codes for MKVLVTGAYGQLGKDLVTILQDRFEVFGMGKEELDVTKMNQSREVVHSIMPDVIIHTAAYTAVDLAEKEENQAYLVNAFGTRNITVVAEEVGSKICYISTDYVFDGLSSVPYKEYDQTNPLGVYGKSKRAGEQLVQSLSSKFFIVRTSWVYGFHGNNFVKTMLKLAEERNHLKVVHDQVGSPTYTVDLSLFLSELITTDKFGIYHASNTGACSWYEFAKAIFEEIGISAQIEPCTTEEFPRPAPRPKYSVMDHLSIRCNGFKDFRHWRDALRDFLREFKG; via the coding sequence ATGAAAGTATTAGTAACCGGTGCTTATGGACAGTTAGGCAAAGACCTTGTTACCATACTTCAAGATAGATTTGAGGTCTTTGGGATGGGGAAGGAAGAACTAGACGTTACGAAAATGAACCAATCTAGAGAAGTGGTTCATTCCATTATGCCGGATGTAATTATTCATACTGCTGCCTATACGGCAGTTGATTTAGCTGAGAAAGAAGAAAATCAGGCGTATCTTGTTAATGCCTTTGGAACTCGAAATATTACCGTTGTGGCTGAAGAAGTTGGTTCTAAGATTTGCTATATTAGCACCGACTATGTTTTTGATGGTTTATCTTCTGTACCTTATAAAGAATATGATCAGACGAATCCGTTGGGTGTATATGGAAAGTCTAAAAGAGCAGGGGAACAACTGGTACAGAGTTTATCATCAAAGTTCTTTATTGTTAGAACATCATGGGTATATGGGTTTCACGGAAATAACTTTGTCAAAACTATGCTTAAATTAGCGGAGGAACGGAATCATCTGAAAGTGGTTCATGATCAAGTTGGATCTCCGACTTATACCGTTGATTTGTCTCTATTTCTTTCAGAGTTAATTACAACTGACAAGTTTGGCATTTATCATGCCTCGAATACAGGAGCTTGCTCTTGGTATGAGTTTGCAAAAGCCATTTTCGAGGAAATTGGTATTTCAGCTCAGATTGAACCTTGCACAACGGAAGAGTTTCCAAGACCAGCTCCAAGACCGAAATATTCAGTAATGGATCATCTATCTATTCGTTGCAATGGTTTTAAAGATTTCAGACATTGGCGTGATGCATTACGTGATTTTTTACGGGAGTTCAAAGGATAA
- a CDS encoding glycosyltransferase family 2 protein, protein MSRVSIQIVTFNSEKYIKDCLESVLQQSYPIHQIIVVDNASTDGTLAISNEYRREVTFIENWENRGFAFAHNQAFRLSQADYILVLNPDVILHPDYVRQIVSYMKDHPHVGSACGKLLLKSSTEIIDSTGLIIKKTRRAFDRGAFQSADMYTKPAEVFGVSGAAAIYRREMIEEISYNGMFFDEDFFAYKEDVDVAWRSQLFGWKAAYVPDAIAYHERGWKKGSRSNQALKIRRHSYINRYRMMLKNDSLRYCLLHLPHLLLYEIASFGYVILKEPELLSSWVSFFRDFPKLLRSRKWIMSKRKVPFFHVYRFFR, encoded by the coding sequence ATGAGTCGGGTTAGTATACAAATTGTTACTTTTAATAGTGAGAAGTATATTAAAGATTGTTTGGAATCAGTTTTACAACAATCTTATCCTATACATCAAATTATTGTTGTCGATAATGCTTCTACCGATGGGACTCTAGCAATCTCTAACGAGTATCGACGCGAGGTTACTTTTATTGAAAATTGGGAGAATCGAGGATTTGCATTCGCACATAATCAGGCTTTCCGATTATCGCAAGCTGATTATATTTTGGTACTTAATCCGGATGTCATTCTTCATCCGGATTATGTTCGCCAAATTGTAAGTTATATGAAGGATCATCCACATGTGGGAAGCGCCTGTGGAAAACTGCTCTTAAAATCTTCAACGGAGATCATAGATAGTACCGGTTTAATTATTAAAAAAACGCGCCGAGCTTTTGACCGAGGTGCATTTCAATCGGCAGATATGTATACGAAACCCGCTGAAGTTTTCGGAGTATCGGGGGCAGCAGCCATCTATCGAAGAGAAATGATAGAAGAGATTAGTTATAACGGCATGTTTTTTGATGAAGACTTCTTTGCTTACAAAGAAGATGTTGATGTCGCTTGGCGAAGCCAACTTTTTGGATGGAAAGCTGCCTATGTTCCGGATGCAATTGCTTATCACGAACGGGGATGGAAAAAAGGTTCTCGTTCGAATCAAGCGTTAAAAATAAGAAGACATTCCTACATCAATCGTTATCGGATGATGTTGAAAAATGATAGCTTAAGATATTGTTTACTTCATTTACCACATTTATTACTCTATGAAATAGCTAGTTTTGGATATGTAATTTTAAAGGAACCCGAACTATTGTCATCTTGGGTATCTTTTTTTAGAGACTTCCCTAAATTATTGAGAAGTAGAAAATGGATCATGTCAAAACGGAAAGTTCCTTTTTTTCATGTTTACCGTTTTTTTCGATAG